GGCGCCGCCGGCGAGGATGAGGACCGGCACGGTGGCGGGGATGTGCTCGACGGCCCGCAACGGGGCGATGGCCTGGAAGTCGGGCACGACCAGCCGGGCGACCGTCCGGAGGCCCAGGTAGGCCGAGGCCCGTTGGCCTGGCCAGGCACGTTGGCCTGGCCAGGCACCCAAGGGGCACGTTGGACTGGCCACGTTGGCCTGGCCAGGCACCCAACGTTGGCCTGGCCAGGCACCCAAGGA
The nucleotide sequence above comes from Paludisphaera rhizosphaerae. Encoded proteins:
- a CDS encoding alpha/beta hydrolase family protein encodes the protein MGAWPGQRAWPGQRASAYLGLRTVARLVVPDFQAIAPLRAVEHIPATVPVLILAGGADDLARPEEAHALFERVRSHGRLEIFPGGDHHDLPAMDPDRYRRLVLDFCTAGKFE